The Sphingomonas naphthae nucleotide sequence CCTCGGTGATGCGGCCCGAATAGGGGCTGCGGATTTCGCGATCGTTGAGCGCCTGCTGCTCCAGCGGCACGATCTCGGCCTGCAACCGGGCGATGTTCGATCGCACGCCCGCCAGTTCGCGCTGGCGCTGCACGTCCTGCACCTGCCCGTCGCTGGTGGAGAGCACGATCTCGTTGCGCGCGGCCGACAGCTGCTGGCGAATGCCCGACAGTTCGGAATCGTTGCGCAGGATCGCATCCTTGGTGACATAGCCCTTGGCGGCGAGGCTCAGCAGCCCCTGACCGCGCTCGGCCAGCGCGCGCTCCTGCCCGGCGAGGAGCGCGATCCGCTCGCGCGCGGCCCGCACGCGCGAACTTGCTGCCGACCCCTGCGCATTGGCCAGCGCGCCGTTGAGCCCGATCAGCGACCGCTCGTGCGCCTCCGCCTCGGCCAGCTGGGCGCGGCGGATGGCGAGCTGACTGTCGAATTCGGGCTGCGCCTCGGTGGCGATCAGGTCGCCCTTGCGGACGATGTCGCCGGGGCTCACGTCCATCTGGATGATGCGGCCCCGGCTGGAGGTGGTGATCTCGACCAGCCCCTCCTCGTTCAGAAGGACGCCCTTCGCCTTGATCTTGAGCGGC carries:
- a CDS encoding NHLP bacteriocin system secretion protein, which codes for MARSLGPDPIDQAMAVTKPAGWYQLAALAFLVFGAVIWAALVEVPLKIKAKGVLLNEEGLVEITTSSRGRIIQMDVSPGDIVRKGDLIATEAQPEFDSQLAIRRAQLAEAEAHERSLIGLNGALANAQGSAASSRVRAARERIALLAGQERALAERGQGLLSLAAKGYVTKDAILRNDSELSGIRQQLSAARNEIVLSTSDGQVQDVQRQRELAGVRSNIARLQAEIVPLEQQALNDREIRSPYSGRITEVRYGAGEYVDIGTPITSLAQSVGGGAHDEGKLHAIAFVPAEQGKEIRKGMRVDVSPSGVKANEYGFIVGTVLEVGASPASTAGMMRVLKNDQLVRQLSEQGAPFKVVVELERAATPTGFRWTSSNGPPNGVDSGMPMTAEFVTRDQRLLGLVLPPLARFFAK